The following are from one region of the Populus trichocarpa isolate Nisqually-1 chromosome 8, P.trichocarpa_v4.1, whole genome shotgun sequence genome:
- the LOC7482880 gene encoding leucine-rich repeat extensin-like protein 6: MLLEMSFFNSFMLLSLLLFVVAPVHGLNLRKLDETTVPGPTEEKCSPCNPSPPPPSLPPVVYPSPPPPSPPPPSPVLYPPPPPAPVLPPPTPKKPPSGYNCPPPPAPSKYDLYITGPPGELYPVDKDVNAASRHAVSLQVLIGCGLIGLLVRIGF; the protein is encoded by the coding sequence ATGCTGCTAGAAATGagttttttcaactcttttaTGCTATTAAGTttgcttctttttgttgtgGCTCCGGTTCATGGCTTAAATTTAAGGAAGCTTGATGAGACCACTGTTCCTGGACCGACTGAAGAGAAGTGCTCGCCATGTAATCCAAGTCCTCCACCACCGTCACTTCCACCAGTAGTATATccctcaccaccaccaccatcaccacctcCACCATCACCAGTATTATACCCCCCACCACCACCTGCACCAGTGCTGCCACCACCGACTCCAAAGAAGCCGCCATCAGGTTACAACTGCCCTCCACCTCCAGCCCCATCAAAATATGATCTTTACATAACTGGTCCACCAGGGGAATTGTACCCTGTTGACAAAGATGTCAATGCTGCTAGCCGCCATGCCGTGAGTTTGCAAGTTTTGATTGGATGTGGATTGATAGGCTTGTTGGTAAGAATTGGCTTTTAA
- the LOC7482881 gene encoding uncharacterized protein LOC7482881, translating to MDINLTLTLSILFFTSVLSNLPSLATSDDVCPYPCYPPPTGTGRTPTVLTTPPSPPSQSAGSYSPPGYPSPTGNLPFYPPPPFGNNLDGLSPPDPILPYFPFYYRKPPHQTDASLATNSLPTLMMAAISNILAFAFLHLVFGC from the coding sequence ATGGATATTAACTTAACCCTAACTCTCTCCATCCTCTTCTTCACATCCGTACTTTCCAATCTTCCTAGCTTGGCCACTTCCGACGACGTGTGCCCTTATCCTTGTTATCCTCCTCCCACGGGGACCGGCCGTACCCCAACAGTACTGACAACACCGCCGTCTCCTCCATCTCAGTCAGCAGGATCATACTCGCCTCCTGGATACCCTTCTCCGACTGGGAATTTACCATTCTACCCTCCTCCACCTTTTGGCAACAACTTGGATGGTCTTTCACCTCCTGACCCTATCTTGCCTTATTTCCCATTCTACTACAGGAAGCCTCCTCATCAAACTGACGCGTCTTTGGCAACCAATAGTCTTCCAACTCTCATGATGGCCGCAATATCTAATATTCTTGCTTTCGCTTTTCTGCATCTCGTTTTTGGTTGTTGA